In the genome of Euzebyales bacterium, one region contains:
- a CDS encoding aldo/keto reductase: MMRAAPAAVRGLGSAVLSDDRSLSTMRYRKLTPEIEVSEVGFGNWTVTTGWWGHYTEAEAVDLHRAAFDAGITFFDTADAYAEGDAERVLGRALGDVRDQVVIATKFGYDISDAATANRRGQQERAKDFSLDTVRAALDDSLRRLGLDHIDLWQLHNPRMGHIDDDALFAFLDEAREAGKIRAFGVALGPKIGWLEEGVHAMRTRRVPAMQMIYNVLEQSPGRELLDVAAETGTKMVVRVPHSSGMLEGNLTEDTVFPKTDHRRHRPRSWLVEGVQKVATLDFLTGPDRTLGQAALRWVLADAHVASTLPNIYGREQITEFARAADTPDLTTDELARVAELYAGNFGVVPLADQATKVNA; the protein is encoded by the coding sequence ATGATGCGTGCTGCGCCGGCCGCCGTGCGGGGGCTAGGCTCGGCGGTGCTCAGCGACGACCGGAGCCTTTCGACCATGCGGTACCGCAAGCTCACGCCCGAGATCGAAGTCAGCGAGGTCGGCTTCGGCAACTGGACGGTGACCACCGGGTGGTGGGGCCACTACACCGAGGCGGAGGCTGTCGACCTGCACCGCGCGGCCTTCGACGCCGGCATCACCTTCTTCGACACCGCCGACGCCTACGCCGAGGGCGATGCCGAGCGCGTGTTGGGCAGGGCGCTCGGCGACGTGCGCGATCAGGTCGTGATCGCCACCAAGTTCGGCTACGACATCTCCGACGCGGCGACCGCCAACCGCCGCGGACAGCAGGAGCGGGCGAAGGACTTCTCGCTCGACACGGTGCGCGCGGCGCTCGACGACAGCCTGCGCAGGCTGGGCCTCGACCACATCGACCTGTGGCAGCTGCACAACCCACGCATGGGCCACATCGACGACGACGCGCTGTTCGCGTTCCTCGACGAGGCTCGCGAGGCCGGCAAGATCCGCGCGTTCGGCGTCGCGCTCGGCCCGAAGATCGGCTGGCTCGAGGAGGGCGTCCACGCCATGCGTACCCGGCGGGTGCCGGCGATGCAGATGATCTACAACGTGCTCGAGCAGTCCCCGGGCCGTGAGCTGCTCGACGTCGCCGCCGAGACGGGCACGAAGATGGTCGTGCGGGTCCCCCACTCGAGTGGGATGCTCGAGGGCAACCTGACCGAGGACACGGTGTTCCCAAAGACGGACCACCGCCGGCATCGGCCGCGCAGCTGGCTCGTCGAGGGCGTGCAGAAGGTGGCGACGCTCGACTTCCTGACCGGGCCGGACCGGACCCTGGGCCAGGCCGCGCTGCGCTGGGTGCTCGCTGACGCCCACGTCGCGAGCACGCTGCCCAACATCTACGGACGGGAGCAGATCACGGAGTTCGCGCGTGCAGCGGACACGCCGGACCTGACCACTGACGAGCTCGCCCGCGTGGCGGAGCTGTACGCCGGCAACTTCGGGGTCGTACCGCTCGCCGACCAGGCGACGAAGGTGAACGCCTGA
- a CDS encoding nuclear transport factor 2 family protein, with translation MTTGDRRAVVDAHVAAFNAADLVAVMDGFADDAVLSVGDQTVIGARAIRTLFADSFASPVTAELTLHRAVVEGDTIACELTEQLTVEGTSHTIDVAAFYTVRDGRLVRVRIYRDLGPA, from the coding sequence GTGACCACCGGTGACCGCCGCGCGGTGGTCGACGCCCACGTGGCCGCCTTCAACGCCGCCGACCTCGTGGCGGTGATGGACGGGTTCGCCGACGACGCGGTGCTGTCGGTCGGCGACCAGACGGTGATCGGTGCCCGTGCGATCCGCACGTTGTTCGCCGACAGCTTCGCCTCACCCGTCACGGCGGAGCTGACGCTCCACCGGGCCGTCGTCGAGGGCGACACGATCGCCTGCGAGCTGACCGAGCAGCTCACCGTCGAGGGCACGAGCCACACGATCGACGTCGCCGCCTTCTACACGGTGCGTGACGGCCGGCTGGTCCGCGTCCGCATCTACCGGGACCTCGGACCCGCGTGA
- a CDS encoding DUF72 domain-containing protein: MDIRVGTASWTDRTLIRDSDWYPDKSMSAEDRLKYYASQFNVVEVDATYYYPPSRELVGLWTERTPVDFRMDVKAFALLTHHPARRDAVWDEVLAHLPEERSRGGSAYLSHLPEQAVDLAFAKFAEALLPLHSAGKLGGVFLQFPKWFTNRRDNRRYLDSLADRLPDYDVAVEFRHASWFSGESGPKTLRQLENRGLAYVCVDEPQGFDSSVPPVLAVTADLAVMRFHGRNSETWEASGISPAERFRYLYSEDELRQWAPQVAELADGASETHAIFNNCYQDYGVRNAAQLMDLLTDAA, translated from the coding sequence ATGGACATCCGGGTCGGCACCGCGTCGTGGACGGACCGCACCCTCATCCGCGACAGCGACTGGTACCCCGACAAGTCGATGTCGGCGGAGGATCGCCTGAAGTACTACGCGTCGCAGTTCAACGTGGTGGAGGTCGACGCGACCTACTACTACCCGCCGTCCCGGGAGCTGGTCGGCCTGTGGACCGAGCGCACCCCCGTGGACTTCCGCATGGACGTCAAGGCGTTCGCGCTGCTGACGCACCACCCCGCTCGGCGTGACGCGGTATGGGACGAGGTGCTCGCCCACCTCCCGGAGGAGCGGTCCCGCGGCGGCTCGGCCTACCTGTCCCACCTCCCCGAGCAGGCCGTCGACCTGGCCTTCGCGAAGTTCGCCGAGGCCCTGCTGCCCCTACACTCGGCCGGCAAGCTCGGTGGGGTGTTCCTGCAGTTCCCGAAGTGGTTCACGAACCGACGTGACAACCGCAGGTACCTGGACTCGCTGGCCGACCGGCTGCCCGACTACGACGTCGCCGTGGAGTTCCGTCACGCCAGCTGGTTCTCCGGCGAGAGCGGCCCCAAGACCCTGCGCCAGCTGGAGAACCGGGGGCTCGCCTACGTCTGCGTCGACGAGCCGCAGGGCTTCGACTCGTCGGTGCCGCCGGTGCTCGCTGTGACGGCCGACCTCGCGGTCATGCGGTTCCACGGGCGCAACAGCGAAACGTGGGAGGCGTCGGGCATCTCCCCGGCCGAGCGCTTCCGCTACCTGTACTCCGAGGACGAGCTGCGGCAGTGGGCACCACAGGTCGCCGAGCTGGCCGACGGCGCGTCGGAGACGCACGCGATCTTCAACAACTGCTACCAGGACTACGGCGTGCGCAACGCCGCCCAGCTGATGGACCTCCTCACCGACGCCGCCTGA
- a CDS encoding pyridoxal-dependent decarboxylase, which yields MPRPDPDTTTRLLDAVHTHAARYLHGLDARPVRATAASEQLRAALNGPLPDEGADPVAVVDTLARDADATMTATTSARYFGFVTGGALPAAMAADMLAAVWDQNAAMHVGGPLAATAEEVVRTWLVELLGLPADASLGLVTGGQMANTTALAVARHHLLAAVGRDVERDGLAGGPPVTVVAGAERHSTVDRGMRFVGLGGRPVPVDVDDNGAMRSGALADVLDGIEGPVIVCAQAGNVNTGALDPVGAICDVAHGHGAWVHVDGAFGLWAACSPRLRRHIAGIDRADSWAVDAHKWLNVPYDSGMVFTAHPASHTAATGTDPAQASYLAFDDEARDAMQWTPEASRRARGFAVWAALRSLGRTGVVTTVDRCCAMASRFAERLAAEPGITIHNDVVLNQVLVGFDDVDAHAVAAAVQREGTCWMGGTTWRGRRLLRISVSNWQTDTSDVDRSVEAIMAGYRAMRS from the coding sequence ATGCCACGACCCGACCCCGACACGACCACCCGGCTGCTCGACGCGGTGCACACCCATGCCGCGCGCTACCTGCACGGCCTCGACGCGCGTCCGGTGCGGGCGACCGCCGCGAGCGAGCAGCTCCGGGCCGCGCTCAACGGCCCCCTGCCGGACGAAGGGGCCGACCCCGTCGCGGTCGTCGACACCCTCGCGCGCGACGCCGACGCCACGATGACCGCGACCACGTCCGCCCGCTACTTCGGCTTCGTCACCGGCGGCGCGCTGCCGGCGGCGATGGCGGCCGACATGCTGGCGGCCGTCTGGGACCAGAACGCTGCGATGCATGTCGGCGGACCCCTGGCGGCCACGGCCGAAGAGGTCGTGCGGACCTGGCTGGTGGAGCTGCTGGGCCTGCCGGCGGACGCGTCGCTCGGGCTCGTGACCGGCGGGCAGATGGCGAACACGACGGCGCTGGCCGTCGCGCGCCACCACCTGCTCGCGGCAGTGGGCCGGGACGTCGAGCGCGACGGGCTGGCCGGCGGACCCCCGGTGACCGTCGTCGCGGGTGCGGAGCGGCATTCGACCGTGGACCGCGGCATGCGGTTCGTGGGGCTGGGTGGGCGGCCGGTGCCCGTCGACGTCGACGACAACGGTGCGATGCGCTCCGGCGCGCTCGCGGACGTGCTGGACGGCATCGAGGGACCGGTGATCGTCTGCGCACAGGCCGGCAACGTCAACACCGGCGCACTCGACCCTGTGGGTGCCATCTGCGACGTCGCCCACGGGCACGGTGCGTGGGTCCACGTCGACGGCGCCTTCGGGCTGTGGGCCGCGTGCTCGCCACGGCTGCGCCGCCACATCGCCGGCATCGACCGCGCCGACTCGTGGGCCGTCGACGCGCACAAGTGGCTGAACGTGCCGTACGACTCGGGGATGGTGTTCACCGCGCACCCGGCCAGCCACACGGCGGCGACCGGCACCGATCCGGCGCAGGCGTCCTACCTGGCGTTCGACGACGAGGCTCGCGACGCGATGCAGTGGACGCCCGAGGCCTCGCGCCGGGCGCGGGGCTTCGCGGTCTGGGCAGCCCTGCGCTCTCTGGGTCGCACCGGGGTGGTGACCACGGTCGACCGCTGCTGCGCCATGGCATCGCGGTTCGCCGAGCGGCTCGCCGCCGAGCCGGGCATCACCATCCACAACGACGTCGTGCTCAACCAGGTGCTGGTCGGCTTCGACGACGTCGACGCGCACGCCGTCGCCGCCGCGGTCCAGCGCGAGGGCACCTGCTGGATGGGCGGGACGACGTGGCGCGGCCGACGGCTCCTGCGCATCTCGGTCTCGAACTGGCAGACCGACACCAGCGACGTGGACCGCTCGGTCGAGGCGATCATGGCCGGCTACCGCGCGATGCGATCCTGA
- a CDS encoding DUF2867 domain-containing protein: protein MGQQRQLDAVLPCGRDDQGEQRTQACRGVRFAIQRLDDRRGVFALQQRQRRIDELGALAEVPVEAALGRTELAREPLDGDRSHASRCDRLQRRTCSRRATTGGPGRIRYTVITYEPRRRVRFRFAEDAGLDGWHELRVDAIDDTACVVTHEMHGRLAGVLRALWPTIARPLHDALIEDALDNVELAATGRIDGPTRWSPLVRLLRAVRLADPRGRSPSRRWVTRAARVRPLRRRRRASCPDCLRMSAATRRSGGPRCSGTVPMWIDAAMLVRNTFVGLIGIDRGCVSAFDPVAETADEVLLGTDDRHLDFRASILIADGSMTVSTVARVNNRGGRPYLGIARLVHPVVVRAMLRRALVDLSRRAPSAGRRERERISMT from the coding sequence GTGGGCCAGCAACGGCAGCTCGACGCGGTCCTCCCGTGCGGCCGTGACGATCAGGGTGAACAGCGTACGCAGGCGTGTCGCGGCGTCCGGTTCGCGATCCAGCGCCTCGATGACCGCCGCGGTGTGTTCGCGCTCCAACAGCGTCAGCGCCGCATCGACGAGCTCGGCGCGCTCGCGGAAGTGCCAGTAGAAGCTGCCCTTGGTCGTACCGAGCTCGCCCGTGAGCCGCTCGATGGCGACCGATCGCATGCCTCCCGCTGCGATCGCCTGCAACGCCGCACGTGCAGTCGTCGCGCGACAACCGGCGGCCCCGGCCGGATCCGCTACACGGTGATCACCTACGAACCCCGACGACGCGTGCGCTTCCGATTCGCCGAGGACGCCGGCCTCGACGGCTGGCACGAGCTGCGGGTCGACGCGATTGACGACACGGCGTGTGTCGTGACGCACGAGATGCATGGTCGCCTGGCCGGCGTGTTGCGCGCGCTGTGGCCGACCATCGCCCGTCCGCTGCATGACGCGCTGATCGAGGACGCCCTCGACAACGTCGAGCTTGCGGCCACCGGTCGGATCGACGGGCCCACGCGTTGGTCGCCGCTGGTCCGCCTGCTCCGCGCGGTCCGGCTGGCAGATCCACGCGGTCGGTCGCCATCCCGCCGATGGGTCACTCGCGCGGCACGCGTTCGACCACTGCGACGTCGCCGACGCGCATCTTGTCCGGACTGCCTGCGCATGTCAGCCGCGACCCGGAGGTCTGGCGGACCGCGGTGTTCCGGGACCGTGCCGATGTGGATCGACGCGGCGATGCTGGTGCGCAACACCTTCGTCGGGCTGATCGGCATCGATCGGGGTTGCGTGTCGGCCTTCGACCCCGTCGCCGAGACCGCCGACGAGGTGCTGCTGGGCACCGACGATCGTCACCTCGACTTCCGGGCGTCGATCCTGATCGCCGACGGCTCGATGACCGTCTCGACCGTCGCCCGTGTGAACAACCGCGGCGGCCGCCCGTACCTCGGTATCGCCCGCCTCGTCCACCCGGTTGTCGTCCGCGCCATGCTCCGGCGCGCACTGGTCGATCTGTCTCGGCGGGCGCCCTCGGCCGGACGCCGCGAACGGGAGCGGATCTCGATGACTTGA
- a CDS encoding DUF6398 domain-containing protein — protein sequence MARRRRRRRGGHRTRLHRPGAADAADDLGPPPLDHVRAALDEPHPLTLLAVASSMLHVLEPARPAPVPIADDEDARDLPSVPELAASFIQIDTVETTALLGVFAELIDDDVLARRMRRAVAGRTHRMPSWLTGLTPIEVHTAVALSHVLGDGDNVMLGVRTAVGDELTVAVYIDHNLGTVVKDAFVIGESLEAVVEEFAAAADDPDVASHELGPADARARIDAAMELAAITWPPLETDTWPACRPLVRWVLRHLPPGGQGYVRPEWSDHDRAELTERFFASRFGRVEDDADGRSLFESLLWFGCDYGPGDPLRWSPVAVEILLTDWLPRKVVADVAFLSRAPDLLRAFVRFSHEERGIRDELTAETLAAIDDLEDGYQEVIRSLRPQGPAALMAAMGVPVGDGPFGTDIAPWWADASYEELAFDSLARAVGGRAQLEVLDRAALPDEAFAWDVVSDDVIDRVRDVLTLTDQCCDELLDVEYRTACRRLLADVAAADPQIFRRRGRAETAAAAIAWIVGKANRLFDTHRTNVAVADVVGWFGVSGSPSQRAATMLTALGVDDASAYSMDLGTPRYLVSERRRDLSQRRDALQTARSRTTSTAPDDDDPRAVLSDAVHGGELADLLAERRTTGATAATSEPVGGDLTSLDASHPDPAPNRTTDVATAVGWFPPDQFTVARERWPELAQRWASDDHTAYARGIQGHLLDLSRAAGRNPQVVPLVVDELDAYAEEHGTDPGAPETRAAFAADAARGGRGVAWPPRRNAPCWCGSGRKYKKCCDTVPADPAQRRTVGTYEFDVRLAGVSPSVWRRFRLDASGTFADLHHAIQDACGWEDAHLFRFTTPDGAAIAGSAFDGGFGDVEPAAHTVPLGHHFAAQDRCIYEYDLGDSWIHDVTVVDRTAAPATFARQLVDGGRAFPPEDCGGLPGYEQCVALATGRDDLGGRFGPHGPGDLREWLGEWDPEAFDREQIARWFDQRR from the coding sequence ATGGCACGCAGACGCCGTCGCCGCCGTGGCGGCCACCGCACCAGACTGCATCGTCCAGGGGCGGCCGATGCCGCCGACGACCTCGGGCCCCCACCTCTGGACCACGTGCGGGCGGCGCTTGACGAGCCGCACCCCCTGACGCTGCTCGCGGTCGCCAGCAGCATGCTCCACGTGCTGGAGCCGGCGCGGCCGGCTCCGGTGCCCATCGCGGACGACGAGGACGCCCGCGATCTGCCCTCGGTGCCGGAACTGGCAGCGTCGTTCATCCAGATCGACACCGTAGAGACGACGGCGCTGTTGGGCGTGTTCGCCGAGCTGATCGACGACGACGTCCTCGCCAGGCGGATGCGCCGCGCCGTCGCCGGGCGTACGCACCGCATGCCCTCGTGGCTGACCGGCCTGACGCCGATCGAGGTGCACACCGCCGTCGCGCTGTCGCACGTGCTCGGCGATGGCGACAACGTCATGCTCGGCGTCCGCACGGCCGTCGGCGACGAGCTCACGGTCGCTGTCTACATCGACCACAACCTCGGGACGGTCGTCAAGGACGCGTTCGTGATCGGCGAGTCGCTGGAGGCCGTGGTCGAGGAGTTCGCCGCCGCCGCCGACGACCCCGACGTCGCGTCGCACGAGCTGGGTCCGGCCGACGCACGCGCCAGGATCGACGCGGCGATGGAGCTCGCGGCGATCACCTGGCCGCCGTTGGAGACCGACACCTGGCCTGCGTGCAGACCGCTGGTCCGGTGGGTGCTGCGGCACCTTCCGCCCGGCGGACAGGGCTACGTCCGACCGGAGTGGAGCGACCACGACCGCGCGGAGCTCACCGAGCGGTTCTTCGCCTCGCGCTTCGGTCGTGTCGAGGACGATGCCGACGGCCGCAGCCTGTTCGAGTCGCTGCTGTGGTTCGGCTGTGACTACGGGCCCGGTGATCCGCTGCGGTGGAGTCCCGTGGCGGTCGAGATCCTGCTGACCGACTGGCTGCCGCGCAAGGTCGTGGCCGACGTCGCGTTCCTGTCCCGCGCGCCTGACCTGCTGCGCGCGTTCGTCCGGTTCAGCCACGAGGAGCGTGGCATCCGCGACGAGCTGACCGCCGAGACGTTGGCGGCCATCGACGACCTGGAGGACGGGTACCAGGAGGTCATCCGCTCACTGCGACCGCAGGGACCGGCGGCACTGATGGCGGCGATGGGCGTGCCCGTCGGCGACGGCCCGTTCGGCACCGACATCGCACCATGGTGGGCCGACGCCAGCTACGAGGAGCTGGCGTTCGATTCACTGGCCCGCGCCGTCGGCGGTCGCGCGCAGCTCGAGGTCCTCGACCGCGCGGCACTGCCCGACGAAGCCTTCGCGTGGGACGTGGTCTCCGACGACGTCATCGACCGGGTTCGCGACGTGCTGACGCTGACCGACCAGTGCTGCGACGAGCTGCTCGACGTCGAGTACCGCACGGCATGCCGGCGCCTGCTCGCCGACGTCGCCGCAGCCGACCCGCAGATCTTCCGTCGTCGGGGCCGCGCCGAGACCGCGGCGGCCGCGATCGCCTGGATCGTCGGGAAGGCCAACCGGCTGTTCGACACCCACCGGACAAATGTCGCCGTCGCCGACGTCGTGGGCTGGTTCGGGGTGTCGGGCAGTCCGTCGCAGCGCGCCGCCACGATGCTCACGGCCCTGGGAGTCGACGACGCCAGCGCGTACAGCATGGATCTCGGTACGCCCCGCTACCTGGTGTCCGAGCGTCGCCGGGATCTGAGCCAGCGTCGCGACGCCCTGCAGACGGCACGGTCCCGGACGACGAGCACCGCACCCGACGACGATGATCCACGTGCTGTGCTGTCCGACGCCGTGCACGGTGGGGAGCTGGCCGATCTGCTCGCAGAGCGACGGACGACCGGGGCGACGGCGGCCACGAGCGAGCCGGTGGGCGGCGACCTGACCTCGCTCGACGCGTCGCACCCGGACCCTGCTCCCAACCGGACCACGGACGTCGCGACCGCCGTCGGCTGGTTCCCACCGGACCAGTTCACCGTCGCCCGCGAGCGCTGGCCCGAGCTCGCGCAGCGCTGGGCCAGCGACGACCACACCGCGTACGCCCGCGGCATCCAGGGGCATTTGCTCGACCTCTCCCGCGCGGCGGGCCGCAACCCGCAGGTCGTGCCGCTGGTGGTCGACGAGCTCGACGCGTACGCCGAGGAGCACGGAACCGACCCGGGCGCTCCGGAGACGCGGGCCGCGTTCGCAGCCGACGCCGCACGTGGCGGACGTGGCGTGGCGTGGCCACCGCGGCGCAATGCACCGTGCTGGTGCGGCAGTGGGCGCAAGTACAAGAAGTGTTGCGACACGGTGCCGGCCGACCCGGCCCAACGTCGGACGGTGGGCACGTACGAGTTCGACGTCAGGCTCGCCGGCGTGTCGCCATCCGTGTGGCGCCGGTTCCGTCTGGACGCCAGCGGGACGTTCGCCGATCTGCACCACGCGATCCAGGACGCCTGCGGCTGGGAGGACGCGCACCTGTTCAGGTTCACCACCCCGGACGGCGCAGCGATCGCAGGATCGGCGTTCGATGGTGGGTTCGGAGACGTGGAGCCCGCCGCCCACACCGTGCCGCTGGGACACCACTTCGCCGCGCAGGACCGCTGCATCTACGAGTACGACCTCGGCGACAGCTGGATCCACGACGTCACCGTCGTCGACCGCACCGCCGCACCGGCGACGTTCGCGCGCCAGCTGGTCGACGGCGGCCGCGCGTTCCCGCCCGAGGACTGCGGTGGTCTGCCCGGCTACGAGCAGTGCGTCGCACTGGCGACCGGTCGGGACGACCTCGGTGGGCGGTTCGGACCGCACGGCCCCGGCGACCTGCGCGAGTGGCTCGGCGAGTGGGATCCCGAGGCGTTCGACCGCGAGCAGATCGCCCGCTGGTTCGACCAGCGGAGGTGA
- the hemL gene encoding glutamate-1-semialdehyde 2,1-aminomutase: MASTESAQRSAQLYARAQRVIPGGVNSPVRAFRGVGGTPRFIARGDGAHLHDVDGRRYIDYVNSWGPLILGHGRREVVEAARDALERGSSFGAPTEAEVALAEEIVERVPGVDQVRCVSSGTEATMSAIRLARGATGRPKLVKFAGHYHGHSDALLVVAGSGVATFGLPDSPGVTRGAAADTIVVPWNDVDAVDAVFAEFGDRVAAVICEPVAANMGVVPPEPGFLQHLRDLTRTHGALLLFDEVMTGFRLARGGACEVFGITPDLVALGKVVGGGFPLAAFGGRADVMAQLAPVGPIYQAGTLSGNPVAVAAGLAQLRLLDADVYAGLDRRADRMLDGLAKALAERGVPAQIQRVRSLAGLFFADAPVRDFDQARAADHDRYARFFHGMLDRGIYLPPSGYEAFFFSVAQTDDDLDATVAAAAEVATTL, encoded by the coding sequence ATGGCCAGCACCGAGTCAGCGCAGCGGTCAGCTCAGCTGTACGCGCGGGCGCAGCGCGTGATCCCAGGCGGTGTCAACTCGCCGGTCCGCGCGTTCCGGGGCGTGGGCGGGACGCCCCGCTTCATCGCGCGCGGTGACGGCGCCCACCTGCACGACGTCGACGGTCGCCGCTACATCGACTACGTCAACAGCTGGGGCCCGCTGATCCTGGGGCACGGCCGCCGTGAGGTGGTCGAGGCGGCCCGTGACGCGCTGGAGCGCGGGTCGAGCTTCGGAGCGCCGACCGAAGCCGAGGTCGCGCTGGCGGAGGAGATCGTCGAGCGGGTCCCGGGCGTCGATCAGGTGCGGTGCGTGTCGAGCGGCACCGAGGCGACCATGAGCGCCATCCGGTTGGCCCGCGGCGCGACCGGCCGTCCGAAGCTCGTCAAGTTCGCCGGTCACTACCACGGCCACAGCGACGCGCTGCTCGTCGTGGCAGGCAGCGGCGTGGCGACGTTCGGCCTGCCCGACTCGCCGGGTGTGACGCGGGGCGCGGCGGCCGACACGATCGTCGTGCCGTGGAACGACGTCGACGCGGTGGACGCGGTCTTCGCCGAGTTCGGGGACCGGGTCGCGGCCGTCATCTGCGAGCCGGTCGCGGCGAACATGGGGGTCGTGCCGCCGGAGCCCGGCTTCCTTCAGCACCTGCGCGATCTGACGCGCACCCACGGCGCCCTACTGCTGTTCGACGAGGTGATGACCGGCTTCCGGCTCGCCCGCGGCGGCGCCTGCGAGGTGTTCGGCATCACGCCCGACCTCGTCGCGCTCGGCAAGGTCGTTGGCGGTGGCTTCCCGCTCGCGGCGTTCGGTGGGCGGGCCGATGTCATGGCCCAGCTCGCGCCGGTCGGTCCAATCTACCAGGCGGGCACGCTGTCGGGCAACCCGGTGGCCGTCGCCGCCGGCCTGGCACAGCTGCGCCTGCTCGACGCCGACGTCTACGCGGGGCTCGACCGGCGGGCCGACCGCATGCTCGACGGCCTGGCGAAGGCCCTCGCCGAGCGCGGCGTGCCCGCGCAGATCCAGCGGGTGCGGTCGCTGGCAGGGCTGTTCTTCGCCGATGCGCCGGTCCGGGACTTCGACCAGGCGCGGGCTGCTGACCACGACCGGTACGCCCGATTCTTCCACGGCATGCTCGACCGTGGGATCTACCTGCCGCCGTCGGGCTACGAGGCGTTCTTCTTCAGCGTCGCCCAGACCGACGACGACCTCGACGCGACGGTCGCCGCGGCCGCCGAGGTCGCGACGACGCTGTAG
- a CDS encoding MOSC domain-containing protein, with translation MGQGVHGDRAGGTDPVRADPHVTHVNVATPRPKMVGNRVVGTAIDKHPVDGRVEVGMEGLVTDQVGDARHHGGNEQALYAFAGEDYDHWEHELGRELRPGLFGENLTTRGIDVNAVLIGERGRIGTVRVEVSGPRIPCATFAVSGGGEGLAPEVRRPRSHRRLPARAGGRRDRSRRPDRGRRPSGPRRHRV, from the coding sequence ATGGGCCAGGGGGTGCACGGTGATCGAGCCGGAGGTACGGATCCGGTGCGGGCGGACCCGCACGTCACCCACGTCAACGTCGCCACGCCGCGGCCCAAGATGGTCGGCAACCGGGTGGTCGGGACCGCTATCGACAAGCACCCGGTGGACGGGCGGGTCGAGGTCGGCATGGAGGGCTTGGTCACGGACCAGGTCGGTGACGCGAGGCACCACGGCGGCAACGAGCAGGCGTTGTACGCCTTCGCCGGCGAGGACTACGACCACTGGGAGCACGAGCTGGGCCGTGAGTTGCGCCCGGGTCTGTTCGGCGAGAACCTGACGACCCGGGGCATCGACGTCAACGCTGTGCTGATCGGCGAACGCGGGCGCATCGGGACCGTGAGGGTGGAGGTGAGTGGACCCCGGATCCCGTGCGCGACGTTCGCTGTGTCAGGTGGGGGAGAAGGGCTGGCCCCGGAGGTTCGGCGCCCTCGATCGCACCGGCGCCTACCTGCGCGTGCTGGAGGTCGGCGCGATCGCAGCAGGCGACCGGATCGAGGTCGTCGACCGTCCGGACCACGACGTCACCGTGTCTGA
- a CDS encoding redoxin domain-containing protein, translating into MSRTETPTEPVAVERARSARPTLRLVAVVGLLVVLGIAGVAMLRPDPPAPAAGGVTADTPRLGAPDRAVGRPIPDVTLPPLAGLGPSGGLALPPGDGEPMVINFWASWCQPCVDEMPMLQRVADDLDLTIVGVDYIDQADKAVALAERLGIRYPLVRDDEGTFGQAVGLAGTPTTLLVDGDGVVRRRLTGELTEQQLRDAIAADLG; encoded by the coding sequence ATGTCCCGGACCGAGACGCCGACCGAACCCGTGGCCGTGGAGCGTGCACGGTCAGCTCGCCCGACCCTGCGGCTCGTCGCGGTCGTCGGCCTGCTGGTCGTCCTGGGCATCGCTGGCGTCGCCATGCTGCGCCCTGACCCCCCGGCACCGGCCGCCGGCGGTGTGACCGCCGACACGCCACGGCTGGGTGCGCCCGACCGCGCGGTCGGACGGCCCATACCCGATGTGACGCTGCCGCCCCTGGCCGGCCTCGGGCCGTCGGGTGGCCTGGCGCTGCCGCCCGGCGACGGTGAGCCGATGGTCATCAACTTCTGGGCCAGCTGGTGCCAGCCGTGCGTCGACGAGATGCCGATGCTTCAGCGGGTCGCCGACGACCTGGATCTCACCATCGTAGGCGTGGACTACATCGATCAGGCCGACAAGGCCGTCGCGCTGGCGGAGCGGCTCGGGATCCGCTACCCGCTCGTGCGTGACGACGAGGGCACCTTCGGGCAGGCGGTCGGGCTGGCCGGCACGCCTACGACACTGCTCGTGGACGGCGATGGGGTCGTGCGCCGCCGGTTGACCGGCGAGCTCACGGAGCAGCAGCTGCGGGACGCCATCGCGGCCGATCTCGGGTGA
- a CDS encoding 4Fe-4S binding protein yields MGLTDKGLHPTIFDDYRIETVDPGWLQERVKPKRHIGLTAELCILCRACEDVCPWECIWMLAPNIVTDAESEEVMTLANTATAVFVIDDNECTRCAICVERCPSDALWLGRTSA; encoded by the coding sequence ATGGGCCTGACCGACAAGGGACTCCACCCGACGATCTTCGATGACTACCGCATCGAGACCGTCGACCCAGGATGGCTGCAGGAGCGAGTCAAGCCGAAGCGCCACATCGGGCTGACGGCGGAGCTGTGCATCCTGTGTCGCGCATGCGAGGACGTGTGCCCGTGGGAGTGCATCTGGATGCTGGCGCCGAACATCGTCACCGATGCCGAGTCCGAAGAGGTCATGACGCTCGCGAACACCGCCACGGCGGTGTTCGTCATCGATGACAACGAGTGCACCCGCTGTGCGATCTGCGTCGAGCGCTGTCCTTCGGACGCGC